In Lactococcus paracarnosus, a genomic segment contains:
- a CDS encoding sugar ABC transporter substrate-binding protein — translation MMKIKSMIGLSMTGLVAVALLASCGAKKKESTSTTKLPDPTYKVDKSKPAWQSDKSKDNTLTWYINAEWWNKKYGTDLITKQVKKDLNLDIKFIVGDDTKLNTYFASGDIPDIVTVLDPNTEVARTANKWALPLQDLANKYDPYFYDVAREDTLNWYKLSDGKTYGYPNYSNTEADFKSGKVPAKDAFVIRQDVLDAIGPQDFKTPQGFISGMKVIKDKFPDLVPFGFNDFSGGTSSLGDIVQDMLGVPVTNTDNTYYDRNLDEDYITWLKAFRQVHEAGNISDDSFSDNNDAFKEKMTSGKYATMMVAANVNQGNSLQTWLSANPNKEYIAIDGIQSTKGKTPTLSQAGLSGWMINYISQKTKNPAKAIQVFEYLLSDYGQILTNFGNEGDTFNYIDGNKEAISWTDTASKIQSDDLTKWQNDYRIGEFIQFGHDRFKAYNKASYVKAVWQQQEWGQKYLTPQFKMENISPDPGTQEARALSAITTKWQTTLVSLIRAKDTAEFDKTLATFKQFQKDNKIKEINVTRDKNIKQNMKKLEEK, via the coding sequence ATGATGAAGATAAAAAGTATGATAGGGCTATCCATGACAGGTCTAGTAGCAGTTGCGCTACTTGCCTCTTGTGGTGCCAAGAAAAAAGAATCGACTAGTACAACAAAATTACCTGATCCCACTTATAAAGTGGACAAGTCAAAACCTGCCTGGCAGTCAGATAAAAGTAAAGATAATACCTTAACTTGGTATATCAATGCGGAATGGTGGAATAAAAAATATGGTACCGATTTGATCACTAAACAGGTCAAAAAAGATCTAAATCTTGATATCAAATTTATCGTAGGTGATGATACCAAACTCAATACCTACTTTGCTAGTGGTGATATCCCTGATATTGTGACGGTGCTTGATCCAAATACTGAAGTCGCCCGTACAGCCAATAAATGGGCACTTCCTTTGCAAGACCTAGCTAACAAATACGATCCCTATTTTTATGATGTAGCGCGTGAAGATACCCTCAACTGGTATAAACTATCAGATGGGAAAACCTATGGCTATCCAAATTATTCAAATACTGAAGCTGATTTTAAGAGTGGAAAAGTCCCAGCAAAGGATGCTTTTGTGATTCGACAAGACGTACTTGATGCCATCGGTCCGCAAGACTTTAAGACACCACAAGGCTTTATCAGCGGTATGAAAGTAATAAAGGATAAATTCCCTGATCTTGTCCCATTTGGCTTTAATGACTTTTCAGGTGGGACAAGTTCACTAGGTGATATCGTCCAAGATATGCTTGGTGTACCGGTGACAAATACGGATAATACCTACTATGATCGGAATCTAGATGAGGATTATATCACCTGGTTAAAAGCTTTCCGCCAAGTTCATGAGGCAGGTAATATATCTGATGATAGTTTTTCTGATAATAATGATGCATTTAAAGAAAAAATGACAAGTGGTAAATATGCAACGATGATGGTGGCAGCAAATGTCAACCAGGGTAATAGCTTACAAACATGGCTTTCTGCAAACCCTAATAAGGAATACATAGCCATTGATGGGATTCAATCAACCAAAGGTAAGACACCAACTTTATCTCAAGCTGGGCTTTCAGGTTGGATGATTAATTATATTTCTCAGAAGACGAAAAATCCTGCCAAAGCCATTCAAGTATTTGAATACCTACTGAGTGATTACGGGCAAATTTTGACTAATTTCGGTAATGAAGGAGACACGTTCAATTATATTGATGGCAACAAAGAAGCCATTAGTTGGACAGATACCGCTTCAAAAATCCAATCAGATGACCTGACAAAATGGCAAAACGACTATCGGATTGGTGAGTTCATTCAATTCGGTCATGATCGCTTCAAGGCATACAATAAGGCATCTTATGTAAAAGCGGTTTGGCAACAACAAGAATGGGGACAAAAATATTTGACACCTCAGTTTAAAATGGAGAATATTTCGCCAGATCCTGGAACGCAAGAAGCGCGTGCTTTAAGTGCCATTACAACCAAATGGCAGACGACCTTGGTCAGCTTGATTCGTGCTAAAGATACAGCAGAGTT